The window taatagtttccATTGTTGTCATTGGCAGCACctacatttttattaaaaaaaacatgtcaaATATATTTTTGGTGTTGCCATTGTCGTTGGTGGCACCGATGTTTTGTTATCAGCCTTGATATTTGCAGCATCGTGTGtggttttttagaaaaaaaatttactgaGTGTCGTTGGCCTCTATAACGGCATcgaagaaattcaaaaaatttgTCATCCATTCTCTAAAACGAAGACATAGACCCGATGCAATAAAAAAAGCTGGTACATTCATCATCGGGCGAAGAAACGTGAGGACAAAGAAGGAAAAAATTTATTTGTACCTGGCTAAAATTGAAAAATCAATGGTGAGAAAGAAAACTGAAAAACTTTTgagaaaagtaaaacattatgGGGgagattgaaaaaaaattgaaataataaagaaaacgGTTAAATTAATTAGCATTTatcaacataatttttttctttaggaAATAATAGGCTAATTAATGAGTTAATAACACATCAAATACAAAAGATATTTTTTATGGAAAATAAATAGAtttgattcattaaataaataaacaatttagcatgtaaatataataaatgataataaaactaaGAAAGTATTAAAAAAAGGTGCTTGGGGAAATATTTGGAATTTTAAatgcattttttttctcttctaatgaaattcattcataatcgttaaaaaaaaaggttgaagatAAACTAAATAGCAAAAAATTGTCGCTGCCATTGTGAACTCTCTACTGTGAAAGGCTTTCTCCGTTCGGGTTAACcatcaaaataatatttctttCTCCTTCTATCTTTCTCATTCTAGATTTATTCTTCTCACTATTGGAGCTTTTGTATTTTCAAtgcatttttttctcttttaatggAAGTGATTCATTaccagtaaaaaaaaattgatgaagaTAAACTAAACAGCAAAAAATCGTCGCCGCTGTTGTAGACTCTCCACTGTTGATGGCTTTTTCCGTTCATATTAACCACCAAAACAATCATTTCTTTCTCCTTCTATCTTTCTCTCATTTATATTTACCTTTCTCACCATTGGAGCTTTTGTTTTTAGCCGAgtatatatcaaatattttttgttttagagAGTGGATgacgaaattttttaaaaaaacacatcAGTGCCGCCAACATCAAGGCAACAACAAAACACCAGTGCCGCTAATAACATCAATGACACTAAAAAAATATACTTGACatgctttttttaaataaaaatgttggTACCACTAATGCAACGGTAACacctattaaaatatatatttttttctattttttctaaaatatagatattttggaatgatatatattatttttacttgtaCCACCAACGACAACAATAATAtctaaagaaattaatatttttaaactgACCAATAAAGGTACTGATTAGGGGTAGCCCGACCAATAATGACAACTTACTATAGCAAGCATGTAAGTTACGTCATTTTTCTAGCAATCATTTTCAACCCATGACCAATATGAACTCGAAGTTTCCTTCGTAACCCCCGGAACTTCTTCGTAGTGGCTCCGTTCCATGCCTCATTTCATAGGGAACCTCAAAGTGGCTCTATTTCATTATATTCCATCCAGATCCCAATTCCATTTTTATATTGTCATTGACATGACATAAGAGATGTTGGTTCTAGTCtatctttttctatttctatatatgtatatggaaagttcaaaaatcatcatataataatccagaaatagaaaagaaaaaagggaggttaatgatgattttaaaatcttttatacCAGGGAATCTAATATCCTTATACATGACGATAATCAATTCGGTCGTTATGGTCGGACTCTATTATGGATTTCTGACCACACTATCCATAGGTCCCTCTTATATCTTCCTTCTACGAGCTCGGTTTATggaagaaggagaagaaggaaCCGAGAAGAGAGTATCAGCAACAACTGGGTTTATTGCAGGCCAGCTCATGATGTTCATATCAATCTACTATGTACCTCTGCATTTAGCATTGGGTAAACCTCATACAATAACTGTCCTAGCTCTACCGTatcttttgtttcatttcttcTGGAACAATCACAAAGACTTTTTTGATCATAGACGTCCTACCAGAAATTCAATGCGTAATCTTAGCATTCAATGTGTATTcctgaataatctcattattcaatTATTCAACCATTTCATTTTACCAAGTTCAATGTTAGCCAGATTAGTCAACATCTATATGTTTCGATGCAACAACAATATGTTATTTGTAACAAGTAGTTTTGTTGGTTGGTTAATTGGTCATATTTTATTGATGAAATGGGTTGGGTTGGTATTAGTCTGGAtacaacaaaataatttaattaggtCTAATGTACTTATTCGATCTAATAAGTATCTTGTATCAGAATTTAGAAATTCTATGGCTCGAATCTTTAGTATTCTGTTATTTATTACCTGTGTTTACTATTTAGGCAGAATACCGTCACCCATTCTAACTAAGAAACTGAAAGGAATTTCCGAACCGGAAGAAGTGGGGGAAAGTGAGGAAGAAAGAAACATAGAAATAGAAACTATTTCCGAGGGGGGAGGGGCTAACCAGAAACAGGGGACCGAAGAAAATActtcttcttcccttttttcGGAGGAAGAGGTGGATCCGAGCAAAGAAACAGAAAAGCTATGAGTGactggaaagaaaaaaaataaagggcgAATTCCACTTTCGTTTTAAAGAGACATACTATAAAAATAGACCGGTTTATGAAACTTCTTATCTGGATGGGAATCAAGAAAGTTCGAAgttagaaatattaaaaaaaaagaagataaatatttattatgGATTGAAAAACCTCTTGTGACACTTCTTTTTGATTCTAAACGATGGAATCGACCTTTGCGATATATAAAAAATGACCGGGTTGAAAATGctataaaaaatgaaatgtcacaatattttttttatacatgtcaaagtgatggaaaagaaaaaatatcttTTACGTATCCACCCAGTTTAGCAACTTTTGGGGAAatgatacaaaaaaaaatatattttttcacacCAGAAAAATGGTTTTCTGATGAATTGTATACTGATTGGAGTTTTATCAATGAActaaaaagaagaaatttgagtAAGGAGTTTATAAAAAGAGTCGAATCTTTAGATAAGGAATCTTTTGATCTGGGCATACTTGAAAAAAGGACTCGATTCTCTAATAATGAAACTAAACGAGAATACTTGCCTAAACTATATGATCCTTTCTTGCATGGACCCTACCGCGGAAGAATCAAAAAATGGGGTTCCCCTTTAAGCATAAatcaaacttataaaaaaaaaacacggATCCATTTTGGATAAATAAGATTCATGCTCTACTTCTTACTACTGATTATCACGACCTTGAACAGACACTAGATACACTCAATATAAAATCATTAGCAACAGAAAAAGAACTCTCTTTATTGACATTGACAGAAGATGAACAGGGAAATATCGATTCCGAGGATcgagtcaaaattttgaaatttttattcaatatagtTATAACTAATCCCAACAATCAAACAATTAGAAAAAAATCTAttggaataaaagaaataagtaaaAAAGTTCCTCGATGGTCATACAAATTAATCGACGATTTAGAACAACAGGAGGGAGAAAACGAGGAAAATGTAACAGCAGAGCATGAAATTCGTTCAAGAAAATCCAAGCGCGTCGTGATTTTTACTAATAACCAGGCAAACGCCGATACTTATACTAATACCAAGGATGCTAATGATCCTGATCAAACAGACGAAGTGGCTTTGATACGCTATTCGCAACAATCGGATTTTCGGCGCGACATAATAAAGGGTTCCATGCGTGCCCAAAGGCGTAAAACAATTACTTGGGAGCTGTTTCAAGCAAATGTACATTCCCCCCTTTTTTTGGACAGAGTAGACAAaccactctttttttcttttgatatttcTAGACCGCTGAAACGAATATCTCGAAATTGGATATgtaaaaacaaagaatcaaaaatTTCTGATTATACAGAAAAAAAGATCGAGAAAAAAGACGAGGCCAAAAGAGAAAAAtacaaaagagaagagaaaatgaggatAGAAATAGCAGAAGCTTGGGATAGTCTTTTACTTGCTCAAGTAATAAGGGGCTCCGTGTTAATAACCCAATCAATTCttagaaaatatattatattacctTCACTGATAATAGTTAAAAACATTGCCCGTatgttattatttcaatttcctgAGTGGTCTGAGGATTTAACGGATTGGAATCGAGAAATGCATGTTAAATGCACTTATAATGGTGTTCAATTATCCGAAACCGAATTTCCAAAAAACTGGTTAACAGACGGTATTCAGATAAAGATCCTATTTCCTTTTTGCCTGAAACCTTGGCACAGATTTAAACTACAACCCTCTCATAAAGAtccaatgaaaaaaaagaaaggtcaAAAGAATGATTTTTGCTTTTTAACAGTTTGGGGAATGGAAACTGAACTACCTTTCGGCTCTCCTCGAAAACGGCGTTCGTTTTTTTAGCCTATTTTTaaagaactaaaaaaaataaaaaaatggaaaacgaAATGTTTTAtagctttaacaattttaaaagaaaaaactaaattgtttcgaaaagcttcaaaagaaacaaaaaaatggaTCACTCaaagcattctatttctaaaaGGAATAATAAAAGAACTTTCAAAAATAAATCCAATTCCATTTTTTGGGTTGAGAGAACCATATGAATTGGGCGAAACTAAAAAGGATTCGATAATCAGTAATAAGATGATTCACCAATCATCCCTTCAAATTCAATCTATGGCGTGGACAAATTATTCATTAaccgaaaaaaaataaaagatctgACTAAGAGAACAAACACAATcaaaaatcaaatacaaaaaattcTAATTATAAAAGACAAGAAAAACGAATTTCTAACTCAAGAAATAAATAGTAGTTCTAACAAAATAAGTTATCAGGATAAAATATTAGaatcatcaaaaaaattttgGCAAATAGTAAAAAGAAGAAATATTCGATTAATCcggaaattctatttttttataaattttttcattGAAAAGATATACATGGATATTCTTCTATATATCATTAATATTCCAAGAACCAATACCCAACTTTTTCTTgaatcaacaaaaaaaatgatTGAGAACTTCATTCACAATAATGAAGCAAATCAAGAAAGAattaataaaacaactaaaaatacaaCTCATTTTATTTCAACTATAAAAACCTCACTTTCTTCACTTTCTAATATTAgtattagaaataaaaatgaaaaagcttTTTGTGACTTATCCTCCCTCTCACAAGCAtatgtattttacaaattatcACAAACCCAAGTTATTAGTTTTTATAAATTCAAACCTATCCTTCAATATCATGGAACATctctttttcttaaaaatgaaataaaagattattttGAAGAAGGGGAGTATCTCATTCCAGATTAAGACATCATTATGGGTTAAGACAGAAAATTGTTTGGCATTCTGGAATGAATGAATGGAAAAACTGGTTAAGGAGTCGTTATCAATACGATTTAGTTCAGAATAGATGGCTAAAATTAGGACCAGGACAATGGCGAAATAGAGTCAATCAACACTATCTGGCTCAAAATAAACATTTAACAAAATGGGATTcagatgaaaaagaaagattaattcattacgaaaaaaaaatgattttcaagCGAACTCATTACTAACTCAAGAATATAAACTGAATcaagaacaaaaatataaaaaatctaattttaaaaaacactATGGATATGattttttatcatataaatctATTAATTATCAAGATAAGAGGGACCCGTATGCTTATGGATCACCATTCCAAGTAAATAAGAGGGAAGAGAGTTCTTATCATTACAACATGGataaacaaaatttttttgaTACACTGAGGGATATCCCCATCCATAATTATCTAGGAGAAGGCGATATCCTAGATGCTATGGGGAATTTTTCGCACAGAAAGTTTTTTAATTGGAGAATTCTTGATTTTTGTCTTAGAAATAAGGTCGATATTGAGTCCTGGGTCGATACCAGTACCAAGAGTAAGAAAAATATTAAGACTGTGGTTAAGAATTATCAAATAATTGATAAAATGGAccttttttatttcacaatttatcaaGATCAAGAAAGCAACCCATCCAATAAAAAAGGAAGCCATTTTGATTGGATGGGACTGAATGAAGAAATACTAAGTCATCCTATACCGAATCTAGAACTTTGGTTCTTCCCAGAATTTGTGCTGCTATATAATGCATATAAGGTTAAACCATGGATcataccaataaaattacttcTTTTCAATTTTAATGGAAATAggaacattaataaaatattattgaaaataaaaaaagggactCCCTTATAGCACCAAACGAAAAACAAATTATTGGATTAGAGAATCGaaatcaagaagaaaaagaacCCATAGGTGAAGGGGGTCTTGTATCAGATGCACAAAAACAAGGAAATTTTAAATCCGTTCTCTCAAaccaagaaaaagatgttgaagaagattaTGATAAATCAGACAAAAAAAAACGTAGAAAGAAAAAGCAATACAAGAGCAACACGGAAGCAGAGCTTGATTTCTTCCTAAAAAGGTATTTGCGTTTTCAATTGAGATGGGATGATTCTTTAAATCAAAGAATAATCAATAATATCAAAGTATATTGCCTCCTGCTTAGACTGATAAATCCAAACGAAATTGTTATATCCTCTATTCAACGGGGAGAGATGAATCTGGATATTTTGATGATTCAGAAGGATTTAACTCTTAGAGAATTAATGAAAAAAGGAATATTGATTATCGATCCAGTTCGTCTGTCGGTAAAAAATGATGGACAATTTATTCTATATCAAACTATAAGTATTTTGTTGgttcataaaaataaacaccAAATTAATCAAAGATACCAAGAAAAAAACTAtattgataaaaatcatttttatgaatttattgcAAGACATCAAAAGATGActgaaaataaagacaaaaatcaTTATGATTTGTTtgttcctgaaaatattttatcCCCTAACCACCGGCGAGAATTGCGAATTCGAATTTCTTTCAATTCCAGGGATAAAAATGGTATGCATAGAAATGCAgtatttttaaataatgtaaaaaacTGTGGTCAAGTTTTGACTAAAAACAAACATCTTGATAGTGATAAAaagaaactaattaaattaaagttcttTCTTTGGCCCAATTATCGATTAGAAGATTTAGCTTGTATGAATCGATATTGGTTTAATACTAATAACGGCAGTCGTTTCAGTATGATAAGGATCCGTATGTATCCGCGTCTGAAAATTCGTTAATGGTACATTTTAAT is drawn from Gossypium hirsutum isolate 1008001.06 unplaced genomic scaffold, Gossypium_hirsutum_v2.1 scaffold_320, whole genome shotgun sequence and contains these coding sequences:
- the LOC121226631 gene encoding protein TIC 214-like, which gives rise to MMILKSFIPGNLISLYMTIINSVVMVGLYYGFLTTLSIGPSYIFLLRARFMEEGEEGTEKRVSATTGFIAGQLMMFISIYYVPLHLALGKPHTITVLALPYLLFHFFWNNHKDFFDHRRPTRNSMRNLSIQCVFLNNLIIQLFNHFILPSSMLARLVNIYMFRCNNNMLFVTSSFVGWLIGHILLMKWVGLVLVWIQQNNLIRSNVLIRSNKYLVSEFRNSMARIFSILLFITCVYYLGRIPSPILTKKLKGISEPEEVGESEEERNIEIETISEGGGANQKQGTEENTSSSLFSEEEVDPSKETEKL